In Bacillus sp. NP247, one DNA window encodes the following:
- a CDS encoding AmiS/UreI family transporter — protein sequence MTNVGLLFVGAVLFMNALAAFKLIDSKSVGYFNLFVGALQTLTPLYLLFTGSQSDEWTILSNGTIFLFGFTYLYVGLTNILKLDSSGVGYYSLWVAIIATVMGIVNQLHESGSLQSTIIWFFWAFLWFLFFLQDGLKKKIHIYVGIVCFVESWITATIPALLTLTNHTDVLNNFVIILATVITILVFIMALFFFKSIQFKVERVSNYVEK from the coding sequence ATGACTAATGTGGGATTATTATTTGTAGGTGCAGTTCTATTTATGAATGCACTAGCAGCTTTTAAACTCATTGATAGCAAAAGTGTAGGGTACTTCAATTTGTTTGTAGGGGCATTACAAACTTTGACACCATTATATTTATTATTTACAGGAAGTCAATCCGATGAGTGGACTATCCTATCTAATGGAACTATTTTTTTATTTGGTTTTACTTATTTATATGTTGGCCTTACGAATATATTAAAACTTGATTCTTCAGGTGTAGGTTACTATTCTCTCTGGGTTGCTATTATTGCAACGGTTATGGGAATAGTGAATCAATTACATGAGAGTGGAAGTCTACAAAGTACAATAATTTGGTTCTTTTGGGCGTTCCTTTGGTTTTTATTTTTCCTGCAAGATGGGTTGAAAAAGAAGATTCATATTTATGTAGGGATTGTTTGCTTCGTTGAATCTTGGATTACGGCAACGATACCAGCTCTGTTAACACTTACAAATCATACAGACGTGCTAAATAATTTTGTGATTATTTTAGCGACTGTTATAACGATTTTAGTTTTTATTATGGCACTTTTCTTTTTTAAGAGTATTCAATTTAAAGTAGAAAGGGTTAGTAACTATGTGGAAAAGTGA
- a CDS encoding urease accessory protein UreD codes for MKAPTGVLNIDVMEKRHKTVPIKVYHKDALKVTQPIYLDDYGRAYYYIMNSGGGYLKGDFYSININVHEDAKTYITSQSATKVYKTPNSYALQELNVYIGENAVMEYLPDPLIMYKDAAYKQKTNIYMQNNSTLILCDSVTPGWSPNMEKFTYQYFDSLTKIYMENKLVVYDHLLLNPFKEPLDQMGILNQYSHYGTFIVINENITNNLIAALKTSLSNTNNMKIGISSMPCKGFVIRILSHNTEDMESIFFQCHRFVRENCLHEELTSYRKY; via the coding sequence ATGAAAGCCCCTACAGGTGTCTTAAACATTGATGTGATGGAAAAGAGACATAAAACGGTACCTATTAAGGTTTATCATAAAGATGCCTTAAAAGTAACGCAACCAATATATTTGGACGATTATGGTAGAGCATATTACTATATCATGAATTCTGGTGGAGGTTATTTAAAAGGAGATTTCTATTCTATAAATATAAATGTTCATGAAGATGCGAAAACATATATAACAAGCCAATCAGCAACGAAAGTTTACAAGACTCCAAATAGTTATGCTTTGCAAGAATTGAATGTTTATATTGGTGAAAATGCTGTTATGGAGTATTTACCAGATCCGTTGATTATGTACAAGGATGCAGCATATAAGCAAAAAACAAATATATATATGCAAAATAATTCTACATTGATTTTATGCGATTCAGTTACGCCTGGTTGGTCTCCAAATATGGAGAAGTTCACATACCAGTATTTTGATTCGCTAACAAAAATATATATGGAAAACAAACTTGTAGTTTACGATCATCTATTGTTAAACCCTTTCAAAGAGCCGTTAGATCAAATGGGAATATTAAATCAATATTCCCATTATGGTACTTTCATAGTTATTAATGAGAATATTACAAATAATTTAATTGCAGCATTGAAAACTTCGCTTTCTAACACTAACAATATGAAGATTGGAATATCTTCTATGCCATGTAAAGGCTTTGTCATACGCATACTTAGTCATAATACAGAGGATATGGAATCTATATTTTTTCAGTGTCATCGTTTTGTTAGAGAGAATTGTCTGCATGAAGAATTAACATCCTATCGAAAATATTAA
- the ureG gene encoding urease accessory protein UreG — MIKPIKIGIGGPVGAGKTMLVEKLTKYLNTDYEIAAITNDIYTKEDAKILLKTGVLPEDRIIGVETGGCPHTAIREDASMNFEAIEELMIRHSNLDIIFIESGGDNLAATFSPELVDFSIYIIDVAQGEKIPRKGGQGMIKSDVFVINKTDLAPYVGADLGVMEQDTKNYRHNKPYFFTNLKDEEGLQGLINWMRQNIMLEGLKK, encoded by the coding sequence ATGATAAAGCCTATTAAAATTGGTATTGGTGGCCCGGTAGGTGCTGGAAAAACAATGTTAGTTGAAAAGTTAACAAAATATTTAAATACAGATTATGAAATTGCAGCAATTACAAACGATATTTATACGAAAGAAGATGCAAAAATTTTATTGAAAACAGGTGTTTTGCCAGAAGATAGAATTATTGGTGTAGAGACAGGAGGGTGTCCACATACAGCAATTCGAGAGGATGCTTCTATGAATTTTGAAGCAATTGAAGAGCTCATGATTAGACATAGTAATTTAGATATTATTTTTATTGAAAGTGGGGGTGATAATTTAGCTGCCACATTTAGTCCAGAGCTAGTGGATTTTTCAATTTATATTATCGATGTGGCACAAGGAGAAAAGATTCCTCGTAAAGGTGGACAAGGAATGATCAAATCTGATGTATTTGTTATTAATAAAACGGATTTGGCACCTTATGTAGGGGCTGATCTTGGAGTTATGGAGCAGGATACGAAAAATTACCGACATAATAAACCATATTTTTTTACAAATTTGAAGGATGAGGAAGGCTTACAGGGATTAATAAATTGGATGCGACAAAACATCATGTTAGAAGGATTGAAAAAATGA
- a CDS encoding urease accessory protein UreF, with protein MLHTNIFNLLNLLQISDSNFPTGSFSHSFGLETFIQEGQVTNKGEFFKWINRYVKVQLTHTDGLICKYTYEAIKNNDDKKITFLDELITAQTLPFECRKANRMISKSTSKLCCELFSFENLNVYKENIFCNRLQGHPSIVYGILGAELKMTIEETLLVFLYSCVGSIIQNGVRAIPLGQTDGQKLLQECHELICESIDRIQMLSLEDFGLNDPEFEINQMQHEDVNIRIFMS; from the coding sequence ATGCTTCACACAAACATATTTAACCTACTTAACCTACTCCAAATTAGTGATTCGAACTTCCCAACAGGAAGTTTTAGTCACTCTTTTGGATTAGAAACATTTATTCAAGAGGGACAAGTTACAAATAAAGGCGAATTTTTCAAATGGATTAATCGATATGTAAAAGTGCAATTAACACACACGGACGGCTTAATTTGCAAATATACTTACGAAGCCATTAAGAATAATGATGATAAGAAAATTACATTTTTAGATGAATTAATAACGGCACAAACATTGCCCTTTGAATGTAGAAAAGCAAATAGAATGATTAGTAAAAGTACCTCTAAGTTGTGTTGTGAATTGTTTTCATTTGAAAATTTAAATGTGTACAAAGAAAATATTTTTTGTAATAGATTACAAGGACATCCTAGTATCGTATACGGAATATTAGGGGCGGAATTGAAAATGACAATAGAAGAAACGCTCTTAGTTTTCTTATATTCATGTGTTGGAAGCATTATTCAAAATGGTGTGAGAGCCATTCCTCTTGGACAGACAGATGGTCAAAAACTATTACAAGAATGCCATGAATTGATCTGTGAATCTATTGATAGAATTCAAATGCTTTCATTAGAGGATTTTGGATTGAATGATCCTGAATTCGAAATAAATCAAATGCAACATGAAGATGTAAATATAAGAATCTTCATGTCATAG
- a CDS encoding urease accessory protein UreE has translation MIIEKINNNVCNMNDFSNTKKHLDKILISSELLLKRVQKLFSESGFEIGVSLDNGETLKNGDILYEDEHRIVYIEVLPEEVIVITPTSIKEMGIIAHNLGNRHLPAQFDEGCMILANDYLVEDLLKKEGVPYQKENRVLPKPFKHASHKHI, from the coding sequence ATGATTATTGAAAAAATTAATAACAACGTATGCAATATGAATGATTTTTCAAATACAAAAAAGCATCTTGATAAAATATTGATTTCTAGTGAACTTTTATTGAAGAGGGTTCAGAAATTATTTTCAGAATCTGGTTTTGAAATTGGGGTGTCTTTAGATAATGGGGAAACATTAAAGAATGGTGATATTTTATATGAAGATGAACATCGTATTGTATATATTGAAGTGTTACCAGAAGAGGTAATTGTAATTACTCCAACGTCAATAAAAGAAATGGGAATTATTGCGCATAACTTAGGAAATAGACATTTGCCAGCACAATTCGATGAAGGGTGTATGATTTTGGCGAACGACTACTTAGTAGAAGATTTACTCAAAAAGGAAGGTGTTCCTTATCAAAAAGAAAATAGAGTATTACCAAAACCGTTCAAGCATGCTTCACACAAACATATTTAA
- the ureC gene encoding urease subunit alpha has product MSFKMSRKQYADLYGPTTGDSIRLADTQLFAHIDRNYTVYGDEAVFGGGKSIRDGMGQNSQLTREQGVVDVVITNAIIIDYTGVYKADIGIKDGKISAIGKSGNPSVMDNIDIIIGTSTEVISGERKIVTAGGIDTHVHFISPQQIDTALASGITTLIGGGTGPAEGTKATTITPGSWNLRKMLEAAEAFPINLGFLGKGNSSSLSALEEQIFAGAIGLKIHEDWGATSSAINHSLQIADKYDIQVAIHTDTLNECGFVEETIKAIDNRVIHTYHTEGAGGGHAPDIIKIAALNNILPSSTNPTLPYTVNTLDEHLDMLMVCHHLKANIPEDVMFADSRIRKETIAAEDILQDLGVFSMISSDSQAMGRVGEVIIRNWQTADKMKKQIGSLEGDKEYSDNNRIQRYIAKYTINPAITHGISEYVGSIEVGKYADLVIWDPQFFGVKPDMVLKNGMVVMALMGDENASIPTPQPYYEKKMFGAYGKAVQSSSITFVSKAAYENNIKEKLGLNKVVLPVKNTREISKQDMKLNNATPEIEVDPQTYEVKVDGQVITCEAVDVLPMAQRYFLF; this is encoded by the coding sequence ATGAGTTTTAAGATGTCACGTAAACAATATGCTGATTTATATGGTCCAACTACAGGAGATTCTATTCGTTTAGCGGATACACAATTATTCGCACATATTGATCGAAATTACACCGTATATGGTGATGAAGCTGTCTTTGGTGGAGGAAAATCAATTAGGGATGGCATGGGACAAAATTCGCAACTTACAAGGGAACAGGGTGTTGTGGATGTTGTTATTACGAATGCAATTATTATTGATTATACAGGAGTATATAAAGCGGATATTGGTATAAAAGATGGAAAGATTTCAGCAATTGGTAAGAGTGGTAATCCTTCAGTTATGGATAATATTGATATCATCATTGGAACATCAACGGAAGTAATTTCTGGTGAGCGGAAAATCGTTACAGCTGGAGGTATTGATACACACGTGCATTTCATATCCCCACAACAAATTGATACAGCATTAGCTTCAGGTATAACAACTTTAATTGGTGGAGGAACAGGACCGGCAGAGGGTACTAAGGCAACTACAATAACACCGGGATCTTGGAATTTAAGAAAAATGCTAGAAGCAGCAGAAGCTTTTCCTATAAATCTTGGGTTTTTAGGGAAAGGAAATAGTTCAAGTTTATCTGCCCTGGAAGAACAAATATTTGCAGGGGCTATTGGATTAAAAATTCATGAAGATTGGGGAGCGACTTCTTCAGCAATTAATCACTCGTTACAGATCGCTGATAAATATGATATTCAAGTTGCTATTCATACTGATACGTTAAATGAATGTGGTTTTGTGGAAGAAACGATAAAGGCTATTGATAATCGTGTTATTCATACGTACCACACTGAAGGGGCTGGTGGTGGACATGCACCAGATATTATAAAGATTGCTGCACTGAATAATATTTTACCTTCTTCAACGAACCCGACCTTGCCATATACAGTGAATACGTTGGATGAACATTTAGATATGCTCATGGTATGTCATCATTTAAAAGCAAATATTCCAGAAGATGTAATGTTTGCGGATTCAAGGATTCGAAAAGAAACAATTGCAGCAGAGGATATTTTGCAGGATTTAGGGGTTTTCAGCATGATTAGCTCTGACTCACAGGCGATGGGAAGGGTTGGAGAGGTTATTATTCGCAATTGGCAAACCGCCGATAAAATGAAAAAGCAGATTGGTAGTTTAGAGGGAGATAAAGAATATAGCGATAATAATAGAATTCAACGTTATATAGCTAAGTATACGATTAATCCAGCTATTACACATGGGATTTCAGAATATGTCGGCTCTATTGAAGTAGGAAAGTATGCAGACCTTGTAATATGGGATCCCCAATTTTTCGGTGTTAAGCCAGATATGGTTTTGAAAAACGGGATGGTAGTGATGGCATTAATGGGAGACGAGAATGCTTCGATCCCTACACCACAACCATATTATGAAAAAAAGATGTTTGGTGCATATGGAAAAGCAGTACAGTCAAGTTCGATTACATTTGTATCCAAAGCAGCTTACGAGAATAATATTAAAGAAAAATTAGGTTTAAATAAAGTTGTATTACCTGTTAAAAATACGAGAGAGATTTCTAAGCAAGATATGAAGCTGAATAATGCAACACCAGAAATTGAAGTAGATCCGCAGACATATGAAGTTAAAGTTGATGGACAAGTTATTACGTGTGAAGCAGTAGATGTATTACCTATGGCTCAAAGATATTTTTTATTTTGA
- a CDS encoding urease subunit beta, producing MIPGQYILAKEDIVCNGNKKATKVKVLNQGDRPIQIGSHYHFYEVNEALKFNLSVAIGQHLNIPAGTAVRFEPGDEKTIELVPYSGKQEVYGFKNKVDGDIQSYKKRGR from the coding sequence ATGATTCCAGGGCAATATATCCTTGCGAAAGAAGACATAGTATGTAATGGAAATAAAAAAGCAACGAAAGTTAAGGTGTTAAATCAGGGAGATAGACCGATTCAAATTGGATCTCATTACCACTTTTATGAAGTGAATGAGGCGTTAAAGTTCAATCTTAGTGTAGCAATTGGACAACATTTAAATATTCCAGCGGGTACAGCGGTAAGATTCGAGCCTGGGGATGAAAAAACGATTGAATTAGTTCCATACTCAGGGAAGCAAGAAGTATATGGATTTAAAAATAAAGTGGATGGCGATATTCAATCTTACAAAAAAAGAGGGAGATAG
- a CDS encoding urease subunit gamma has product MRLTPREIDKMLVVVAADLAYRRKERGLKLNYPESIAIITYEILEGARDGKNVAELMELGKNILSAEDVMDGIADMISDIQVEATFPDGTKLVTIHQPIH; this is encoded by the coding sequence ATGAGATTAACGCCAAGAGAAATTGATAAAATGCTGGTAGTTGTTGCGGCTGATTTAGCTTATCGACGAAAGGAGAGAGGGCTTAAGTTAAACTATCCAGAAAGTATCGCTATTATTACGTATGAAATTTTGGAAGGAGCAAGAGATGGTAAAAATGTAGCGGAATTAATGGAGCTTGGAAAAAATATTTTAAGTGCTGAAGATGTTATGGATGGTATTGCAGACATGATATCAGATATTCAAGTTGAGGCAACTTTTCCTGATGGAACAAAATTAGTAACTATTCATCAACCAATTCATTAA
- a CDS encoding DUF2164 domain-containing protein, whose product MMMNIKIPTDKKEELVAQIQQFFVEEDLDEIGRFQAERLIEEMIKLVGPFAYNQAIGDARKLVTEKLSNIEEDLYVLEKNEGK is encoded by the coding sequence ATGATGATGAACATAAAAATACCGACTGATAAAAAAGAAGAGCTTGTAGCACAAATTCAGCAATTTTTCGTTGAAGAAGATTTAGATGAGATTGGACGTTTTCAAGCAGAACGTTTAATAGAAGAAATGATTAAATTAGTAGGACCATTTGCATACAATCAAGCAATTGGAGATGCAAGAAAACTTGTAACTGAAAAGTTATCAAATATTGAAGAAGATTTATATGTGTTAGAGAAGAATGAAGGGAAATAA
- a CDS encoding peptidoglycan recognition family protein, translating to MEIKCANLTFQNELVPLEKVNKLIIHHTSEDGWDVYKTHEFHQKVRGWSGIGYNYFIEEDGTVVEGRGLHIGAHAKDNNRDTIGICMTGNFDKYDPTTAQMNSLYSLCKMFMKQFAIEKGNILGHRELEGVTKTCPGNRFSMVELRKVLS from the coding sequence ATGGAAATTAAATGTGCAAATTTAACATTTCAAAATGAGTTAGTTCCTTTAGAAAAAGTAAATAAACTGATTATCCACCATACGTCAGAAGATGGATGGGATGTGTATAAAACTCACGAATTTCATCAAAAGGTAAGAGGATGGAGCGGGATTGGTTACAATTATTTTATTGAAGAAGATGGAACTGTAGTCGAAGGACGAGGTTTACATATTGGAGCACATGCGAAAGATAATAATAGGGATACAATTGGAATATGTATGACGGGAAATTTTGATAAATATGATCCAACTACTGCACAAATGAATTCATTATATTCTTTATGTAAAATGTTTATGAAGCAGTTTGCCATAGAGAAAGGGAATATACTTGGCCATAGGGAGTTAGAAGGGGTTACAAAAACTTGTCCAGGAAATCGCTTTTCTATGGTAGAGTTAAGAAAAGTATTATCTTAA
- a CDS encoding protein phosphatase 2C domain-containing protein: MKITTYQQKSPLKQECEDSFFCNEDKTIYGVCDGATPLVSFCDEEGHNGAYIASHLFVSHFTSLREINSLQDEVAKANELLQNKMLEYKVDTRKKDHLWCTCIAAVQIEGDKLEYAQLGDCMIVAILQDGAIRVLTKDTVKGISKRAKKKREEDRKKGLPVPEEHVFQDVREQLKYNRYLANVPNGYSVANGMKEAMTYLQHGELHVADVSGIFICSDGLFHPEWSLEQIVIYIRKNSIKEYVAIIERLEGENRIRPDDKTVIMIDL, translated from the coding sequence ATGAAGATAACGACGTATCAACAGAAGAGTCCTTTAAAACAAGAGTGTGAGGATTCATTTTTTTGTAATGAAGATAAAACGATTTACGGTGTATGCGATGGAGCAACACCGTTAGTTTCATTTTGTGATGAAGAAGGACATAATGGAGCATACATCGCTTCACATTTATTTGTAAGTCATTTTACTTCGCTACGAGAGATTAATAGTTTACAAGATGAAGTTGCAAAGGCGAATGAATTATTGCAAAACAAGATGCTAGAGTACAAGGTTGATACGAGAAAAAAAGACCATCTGTGGTGTACATGTATTGCAGCGGTTCAAATAGAAGGCGATAAACTTGAATATGCACAATTAGGTGATTGTATGATCGTTGCAATACTTCAGGATGGAGCGATAAGAGTATTAACGAAAGATACAGTTAAGGGAATTAGTAAACGCGCAAAAAAGAAGAGAGAAGAGGATCGTAAAAAAGGATTACCAGTCCCGGAAGAACATGTTTTTCAAGATGTTCGGGAGCAGTTGAAATACAACCGCTATCTTGCGAATGTGCCAAACGGTTACTCCGTTGCAAATGGGATGAAAGAAGCAATGACTTATTTACAACATGGGGAATTACATGTAGCTGATGTAAGTGGGATCTTTATTTGTTCGGACGGATTGTTCCATCCGGAGTGGTCGTTAGAACAAATTGTGATATATATAAGAAAGAATAGTATAAAAGAATATGTAGCAATCATTGAAAGGCTAGAAGGAGAAAATAGAATAAGACCAGATGATAAAACCGTTATTATGATCGATTTGTAA
- a CDS encoding YitT family protein, producing MVRFLGVIFGSIIIAIAFNLFLIPHKILSSGIGGIAIILGIVTPVNTGIINFALNLPILILGYIGLGKKVIFNTVVSVIVLSVALYYVPVKVVATDPLLSSVFGGVIAGAGIGLVFNCHGSTGGFDIIGMLLSRKRDIKLGGFLIGLNTVVVVIAGFFFTWDVALTSLLSIYVTGKVIDAVHTKHRKVTLMIVTNQAEEMKKKLLSTVVRGITLLDGEGAYSNEKKRVLMTVVSREELASMKLTISEIDPHAFVNITETVEVLGLFRKA from the coding sequence ATGGTCAGATTTCTTGGTGTTATTTTTGGTTCTATTATTATCGCAATTGCCTTTAATCTTTTCCTTATCCCCCATAAAATTTTAAGTAGTGGAATTGGCGGAATTGCTATTATTTTAGGGATTGTAACCCCTGTAAACACAGGTATTATTAACTTTGCATTGAACTTACCTATCCTTATTTTAGGATACATAGGTCTTGGAAAAAAAGTAATTTTTAACACGGTTGTTTCTGTAATTGTATTATCTGTTGCATTATACTATGTTCCAGTAAAAGTCGTAGCAACAGATCCACTTTTATCATCGGTATTTGGCGGTGTCATCGCCGGAGCTGGTATCGGTCTTGTCTTTAACTGCCATGGTTCAACTGGTGGATTTGATATTATCGGTATGTTGTTATCTCGCAAGCGAGATATTAAACTTGGCGGATTTCTTATCGGTTTAAATACAGTTGTTGTTGTCATTGCAGGCTTTTTCTTCACTTGGGATGTTGCACTTACAAGCTTACTTTCAATTTATGTAACTGGTAAAGTAATTGATGCCGTTCATACGAAACATCGTAAAGTTACACTTATGATTGTAACAAATCAAGCGGAAGAAATGAAAAAAAAGCTTCTTTCAACTGTAGTACGCGGAATTACGTTACTTGATGGTGAAGGTGCTTATTCAAACGAAAAAAAACGTGTACTTATGACAGTTGTTTCTCGTGAAGAGTTAGCAAGTATGAAACTAACGATTTCCGAAATTGATCCTCATGCATTCGTTAATATTACGGAGACTGTTGAAGTATTAGGATTGTTTAGAAAAGCGTAA
- a CDS encoding VOC family protein: MKSYIQGIDHVQVAAPVGCEEEAREFYGNKIGMEEIPKPEELKKRGGCWFKCGNQEIHIGVEQNFMPAKKAHPAFYVTKIDEFKQELIQQGIEVIDDHARPEVIRFYVSDPFGNRIEFMQNKN; this comes from the coding sequence ATGAAAAGTTATATTCAAGGAATTGATCATGTACAAGTAGCTGCGCCCGTAGGATGTGAAGAAGAAGCGCGAGAATTTTATGGTAATAAAATTGGAATGGAGGAAATTCCAAAGCCGGAGGAATTAAAGAAGCGTGGTGGGTGTTGGTTTAAGTGTGGAAATCAAGAGATTCATATCGGAGTTGAGCAAAATTTTATGCCAGCTAAAAAGGCGCATCCAGCTTTTTATGTTACTAAAATTGACGAATTTAAACAAGAATTAATACAACAAGGTATTGAAGTAATAGATGATCATGCACGCCCAGAAGTAATTAGATTTTACGTTTCAGATCCGTTTGGAAATAGAATTGAATTTATGCAAAATAAAAACTAG
- a CDS encoding BA3702 family sensor histidine kinase, whose translation MSRKKYSSTQKKRHPNVSGRLRNHIQNRSLAEMYASLFEHNPDSIISLSLEGVILHINPSAERILGYTSNELERKIITSILEAHISDQVPQYIKNTVADNQKEYILSVYHKDGYLLDVVTKLVPIFVKNRLTGVYAIMKPLEKSERIEKVLQESEKRLRTLMNSMPAFVIFKDHEGRWLEANDYALSCFNFHNVPYHGKRDNELIQYNEAYRESFLHCEEVDELTWQKGQILHGEEFIIHRDDFDLVLSISKVPLFHPDGSRKGLIVMGRDVTELKETEKLLRKSEKLAVVGQLTAGIAHEIRNPLTSLKGFLTLLHPEINEENKWYVDVMLSEISQMESITSQFMAMSKPQVLSIHTCNVQTLIEAVVTFILPTAIMHSVHIIMDHFDYISDIQCDSNQLKQVFINIVKNAIEAMPDGGNIFIQTTSLENDFVSIRIIDEGCGIPEERMARLGEPFYSLKEKGTGLGLMMCYKIIQEHHGKLFISSELNIGTTVDIQLPIATSQPVTNS comes from the coding sequence ATGAGTCGTAAAAAATATTCATCTACTCAAAAAAAGCGTCATCCGAACGTATCTGGACGCTTGCGAAACCATATACAAAATCGTTCTTTAGCAGAAATGTACGCCTCTCTTTTTGAACATAACCCTGATAGTATTATTTCATTGAGTTTAGAAGGTGTTATTTTACATATTAATCCTTCTGCTGAAAGAATATTAGGTTACACTTCTAACGAATTAGAGCGTAAAATAATTACTTCTATTTTAGAAGCACATATTTCTGATCAAGTGCCACAATACATAAAAAATACTGTAGCTGATAATCAAAAAGAGTATATCCTCTCTGTTTATCATAAAGATGGATATTTACTAGATGTCGTAACAAAATTAGTTCCTATTTTTGTTAAAAACCGTTTAACAGGTGTATACGCCATTATGAAACCTCTTGAAAAATCAGAAAGAATTGAGAAAGTATTACAAGAGAGTGAGAAACGATTACGCACATTAATGAATTCAATGCCTGCGTTTGTTATTTTTAAAGATCATGAAGGACGCTGGCTTGAGGCGAATGACTATGCGCTTTCTTGTTTCAATTTCCATAACGTACCTTATCATGGAAAAAGAGATAATGAACTCATTCAATACAACGAAGCGTACCGCGAATCTTTTTTACATTGTGAAGAAGTCGATGAACTAACATGGCAAAAAGGACAAATTCTTCACGGAGAGGAATTTATTATACATAGAGATGATTTCGACCTAGTTTTAAGTATTTCAAAAGTCCCACTCTTCCATCCTGATGGCTCACGCAAAGGTCTTATAGTGATGGGAAGGGACGTTACCGAACTAAAAGAAACTGAAAAGTTATTACGAAAATCCGAAAAGCTTGCAGTAGTAGGACAACTGACAGCTGGAATTGCACATGAAATTAGAAACCCACTCACTTCATTAAAAGGATTTTTAACATTATTACATCCAGAAATAAATGAGGAAAATAAATGGTATGTGGACGTTATGTTGAGTGAGATTTCACAAATGGAATCTATAACAAGCCAATTTATGGCGATGTCTAAACCACAAGTGTTATCTATTCATACATGCAACGTACAAACATTAATTGAAGCAGTTGTAACTTTTATTTTACCAACAGCAATTATGCATAGCGTTCATATCATCATGGACCATTTCGATTATATTTCTGACATTCAATGTGACAGTAATCAATTAAAACAAGTTTTTATTAACATAGTAAAAAATGCGATTGAGGCGATGCCTGATGGTGGTAACATTTTCATTCAAACAACTTCGTTAGAAAATGATTTTGTTTCAATACGTATTATCGATGAAGGTTGTGGGATTCCTGAAGAGCGCATGGCTCGTCTTGGCGAACCTTTTTATAGCTTGAAAGAAAAAGGAACTGGTCTCGGCTTAATGATGTGCTATAAAATCATTCAAGAGCATCACGGAAAATTATTCATTTCAAGTGAATTAAATATAGGAACAACTGTCGATATCCAATTACCAATTGCTACATCTCAGCCTGTAACAAACTCGTAA